In a single window of the Neodiprion virginianus isolate iyNeoVirg1 chromosome 1, iyNeoVirg1.1, whole genome shotgun sequence genome:
- the LOC124310342 gene encoding putative gustatory receptor 28b isoform X1: MKFLKPKTIRSAMIPSFLAHWVLGMGTIECPFGRPRPVISLCWSIVHFTLYLNIVLLANKEDPTENGLGNVSFNSFQISRFINLIAVTIFLYFGHRKAKDVAICLDKLSSIDKMLITIGIPNEYGLVLKYQMIQLTEVLIFVGITLIYIIRWFGYEAWSKTATFAGVICAEYLMMYNHIINGTFAALIRHIGGRFRHLNAHLRQLSSRDIITGPFLPISNYLFAPFKLEIHTNALSTRVTDKESVAHVVWNTRRIHRELCTIARTLNEAFGIQLLVSMSTSFILIITLLYTAYLYFSVVTAEYSTFSIWTFVLILNWLIFSCSSIPYVAYVCSITSAEAQNIGEVIYELITPTTSKQAKDEVHSFSLQLVRKPLEFTACGFFALENGVIRDMISSVTTYLVIMIQLRSTYDVPVFASTAVPSQALNSTS, encoded by the exons ATGAAGTTCCTGAAGCCAAAGACAATCAGGAGTGCGATGATACCGTCCTTTCTGGCCCACTGGGTCCTTGGTATGGGGACTATTGAGTGCCCGTTCGGTCGTCCGAGACCAGTCATATCTCTGTGCTGGTCAATCGTTCATTTCACCCTTTACTTGAACATCGTTTTACTCGCAAACAAAGAGGATCCTACCGAAAATGGGCTTGGTAACGTTTCTTTTAACAGCTTTCAGATTTCCAGATTCATCAACTTGATCGCTGTGACGATATTTCTGTACTTTGGGCATAGGAAGGCGAAG GATGTCGCGATTTGTTTGGACAAGCTCAGTTCCATTGACAAGATGTTGATCACTATTGGGATCCCGAACGAATACGGATTGGTcttaaaatatcaaatgattCAGCTGACCGAGGTCCTTATCTTCGTGGGAATAACGCTGATCTATATTATTCGGTGGTTCGGTTACGAAGCTTGGTCCAAGACCGCGACCTTCGCCGGTGTAATTTGCGCTGAATATCTAATGATGTACAACCATATTATCAATGGCACCTTTGCTGCCCTGATCAG ACACATTGGCGggcgttttcgacatttgaACGCGCATCTGCGGCAGTTAAGCTCCAGAGATATAATAACTGGGCCGTTTCTTCCGATTTCAAACTACTTGTTCGCTCCGTTTAAGCTCGAAATTCACACGAACGCACTATCCACCAGAGTAACGGATAAGGAGTCAGTGGCGCATGTCGTGTGGAATACCAG AAGAATACATCGTGAACTGTGCACCATAGCCAGGACTCTGAACGAGGCCTTTGGCATCCAGCTGCTTGTGTCGATGAGCACATCCTTTATTCTCATAATCACCCTGCTCTATACCGCTTACCTTTACTTCAGCGTCGTGACAGCCGAATATTCGACATTCAGCATTTGGACATTCGTGTTAATTTTGAATTGGCTTATCTTCTCTTGCTCGTCAATTCCGTATGTCGCTTATGTCTGCTCGATCACCTCTGCCGAG GCACAAAATATAGGCGAAGTCATCTACGAACTTATCACGCCGACCACTTCCAAACAAGCAAAAGATGAG GTGCACAGCTTTTCACTCCAGCTTGTACGAAAACCTCTGGAATTCACCGCATGCGGATTCTTTGCGCTGGAGAACGGGGTGATTCGCGAC ATGATCTCGTCGGTAACAACTTATTTAGTGATTATGATCCAGCTTCGCAGTACTTATGATGTGCCGGTCTTTGCCTCGACTGCCGTTCCATCTCAAGCGCTGAATTCTACCAGCTGA
- the LOC124310342 gene encoding uncharacterized protein LOC124310342 isoform X2 yields the protein MKFLKPKTIRSAMIPSFLAHWVLGMGTIECPFGRPRPVISLCWSIVHFTLYLNIVLLANKEDPTENGLGNVSFNSFQISRFINLIAVTIFLYFGHRKAKDVAICLDKLSSIDKMLITIGIPNEYGLVLKYQMIQLTEVLIFVGITLIYIIRWFGYEAWSKTATFAGVICAEYLMMYNHIINGTFAALIRHIGGRFRHLNAHLRQLSSRDIITGPFLPISNYLFAPFKLEIHTNALSTRVTDKESVAHVVWNTRRIHRELCTIARTLNEAFGIQLLVSMSTSFILIITLLYTAYLYFSVVTAEYSTFSIWTFVLILNWLIFSCSSIPYVAYVCSITSAEAQNIGEVIYELITPTTSKQAKDEVHSFSLQLVRKPLEFTACGFFALENGVIRDVHDLVGNNLFSDYDPASQYL from the exons ATGAAGTTCCTGAAGCCAAAGACAATCAGGAGTGCGATGATACCGTCCTTTCTGGCCCACTGGGTCCTTGGTATGGGGACTATTGAGTGCCCGTTCGGTCGTCCGAGACCAGTCATATCTCTGTGCTGGTCAATCGTTCATTTCACCCTTTACTTGAACATCGTTTTACTCGCAAACAAAGAGGATCCTACCGAAAATGGGCTTGGTAACGTTTCTTTTAACAGCTTTCAGATTTCCAGATTCATCAACTTGATCGCTGTGACGATATTTCTGTACTTTGGGCATAGGAAGGCGAAG GATGTCGCGATTTGTTTGGACAAGCTCAGTTCCATTGACAAGATGTTGATCACTATTGGGATCCCGAACGAATACGGATTGGTcttaaaatatcaaatgattCAGCTGACCGAGGTCCTTATCTTCGTGGGAATAACGCTGATCTATATTATTCGGTGGTTCGGTTACGAAGCTTGGTCCAAGACCGCGACCTTCGCCGGTGTAATTTGCGCTGAATATCTAATGATGTACAACCATATTATCAATGGCACCTTTGCTGCCCTGATCAG ACACATTGGCGggcgttttcgacatttgaACGCGCATCTGCGGCAGTTAAGCTCCAGAGATATAATAACTGGGCCGTTTCTTCCGATTTCAAACTACTTGTTCGCTCCGTTTAAGCTCGAAATTCACACGAACGCACTATCCACCAGAGTAACGGATAAGGAGTCAGTGGCGCATGTCGTGTGGAATACCAG AAGAATACATCGTGAACTGTGCACCATAGCCAGGACTCTGAACGAGGCCTTTGGCATCCAGCTGCTTGTGTCGATGAGCACATCCTTTATTCTCATAATCACCCTGCTCTATACCGCTTACCTTTACTTCAGCGTCGTGACAGCCGAATATTCGACATTCAGCATTTGGACATTCGTGTTAATTTTGAATTGGCTTATCTTCTCTTGCTCGTCAATTCCGTATGTCGCTTATGTCTGCTCGATCACCTCTGCCGAG GCACAAAATATAGGCGAAGTCATCTACGAACTTATCACGCCGACCACTTCCAAACAAGCAAAAGATGAG GTGCACAGCTTTTCACTCCAGCTTGTACGAAAACCTCTGGAATTCACCGCATGCGGATTCTTTGCGCTGGAGAACGGGGTGATTCGCGACGTAC ATGATCTCGTCGGTAACAACTTATTTAGTGATTATGATCCAGCTTCGCAGTACTTATGA
- the LOC124310342 gene encoding uncharacterized protein LOC124310342 isoform X3, with amino-acid sequence MKFLKPKTIRSAMIPSFLAHWVLGMGTIECPFGRPRPVISLCWSIVHFTLYLNIVLLANKEDPTENGLGNVSFNSFQISRFINLIAVTIFLYFGHRKAKDVAICLDKLSSIDKMLITIGIPNEYGLVLKYQMIQLTEVLIFVGITLIYIIRWFGYEAWSKTATFAGVICAEYLMMYNHIINGTFAALIRHIGGRFRHLNAHLRQLSSRDIITGPFLPISNYLFAPFKLEIHTNALSTRVTDKESVAHVVWNTRRIHRELCTIARTLNEAFGIQLLVSMSTSFILIITLLYTAYLYFSVVTAEYSTFSIWTFVLILNWLIFSCSSIPYVAYVCSITSAEAQNIGEVIYELITPTTSKQAKDEVHSFSLQLVRKPLEFTACGFFALENGVIRDVPVTLRRLKST; translated from the exons ATGAAGTTCCTGAAGCCAAAGACAATCAGGAGTGCGATGATACCGTCCTTTCTGGCCCACTGGGTCCTTGGTATGGGGACTATTGAGTGCCCGTTCGGTCGTCCGAGACCAGTCATATCTCTGTGCTGGTCAATCGTTCATTTCACCCTTTACTTGAACATCGTTTTACTCGCAAACAAAGAGGATCCTACCGAAAATGGGCTTGGTAACGTTTCTTTTAACAGCTTTCAGATTTCCAGATTCATCAACTTGATCGCTGTGACGATATTTCTGTACTTTGGGCATAGGAAGGCGAAG GATGTCGCGATTTGTTTGGACAAGCTCAGTTCCATTGACAAGATGTTGATCACTATTGGGATCCCGAACGAATACGGATTGGTcttaaaatatcaaatgattCAGCTGACCGAGGTCCTTATCTTCGTGGGAATAACGCTGATCTATATTATTCGGTGGTTCGGTTACGAAGCTTGGTCCAAGACCGCGACCTTCGCCGGTGTAATTTGCGCTGAATATCTAATGATGTACAACCATATTATCAATGGCACCTTTGCTGCCCTGATCAG ACACATTGGCGggcgttttcgacatttgaACGCGCATCTGCGGCAGTTAAGCTCCAGAGATATAATAACTGGGCCGTTTCTTCCGATTTCAAACTACTTGTTCGCTCCGTTTAAGCTCGAAATTCACACGAACGCACTATCCACCAGAGTAACGGATAAGGAGTCAGTGGCGCATGTCGTGTGGAATACCAG AAGAATACATCGTGAACTGTGCACCATAGCCAGGACTCTGAACGAGGCCTTTGGCATCCAGCTGCTTGTGTCGATGAGCACATCCTTTATTCTCATAATCACCCTGCTCTATACCGCTTACCTTTACTTCAGCGTCGTGACAGCCGAATATTCGACATTCAGCATTTGGACATTCGTGTTAATTTTGAATTGGCTTATCTTCTCTTGCTCGTCAATTCCGTATGTCGCTTATGTCTGCTCGATCACCTCTGCCGAG GCACAAAATATAGGCGAAGTCATCTACGAACTTATCACGCCGACCACTTCCAAACAAGCAAAAGATGAG GTGCACAGCTTTTCACTCCAGCTTGTACGAAAACCTCTGGAATTCACCGCATGCGGATTCTTTGCGCTGGAGAACGGGGTGATTCGCGACGTAC CTGTAACGCTGCGCCGACTCAAGTCGACTTGA
- the LOC124310342 gene encoding uncharacterized protein LOC124310342 isoform X4, translating to MKFLKPKTIRSAMIPSFLAHWVLGMGTIECPFGRPRPVISLCWSIVHFTLYLNIVLLANKEDPTENGLGNVSFNSFQISRFINLIAVTIFLYFGHRKAKDVAICLDKLSSIDKMLITIGIPNEYGLVLKYQMIQLTEVLIFVGITLIYIIRWFGYEAWSKTATFAGVICAEYLMMYNHIINGTFAALIRHIGGRFRHLNAHLRQLSSRDIITGPFLPISNYLFAPFKLEIHTNALSTRVTDKESVAHVVWNTRRIHRELCTIARTLNEAFGIQLLVSMSTSFILIITLLYTAYLYFSVVTAEYSTFSIWTFVLILNWLIFSCSSIPYVAYVCSITSAEAQNIGEVIYELITPTTSKQAKDETSLARCTAFHSSLYENLWNSPHADSLRWRTG from the exons ATGAAGTTCCTGAAGCCAAAGACAATCAGGAGTGCGATGATACCGTCCTTTCTGGCCCACTGGGTCCTTGGTATGGGGACTATTGAGTGCCCGTTCGGTCGTCCGAGACCAGTCATATCTCTGTGCTGGTCAATCGTTCATTTCACCCTTTACTTGAACATCGTTTTACTCGCAAACAAAGAGGATCCTACCGAAAATGGGCTTGGTAACGTTTCTTTTAACAGCTTTCAGATTTCCAGATTCATCAACTTGATCGCTGTGACGATATTTCTGTACTTTGGGCATAGGAAGGCGAAG GATGTCGCGATTTGTTTGGACAAGCTCAGTTCCATTGACAAGATGTTGATCACTATTGGGATCCCGAACGAATACGGATTGGTcttaaaatatcaaatgattCAGCTGACCGAGGTCCTTATCTTCGTGGGAATAACGCTGATCTATATTATTCGGTGGTTCGGTTACGAAGCTTGGTCCAAGACCGCGACCTTCGCCGGTGTAATTTGCGCTGAATATCTAATGATGTACAACCATATTATCAATGGCACCTTTGCTGCCCTGATCAG ACACATTGGCGggcgttttcgacatttgaACGCGCATCTGCGGCAGTTAAGCTCCAGAGATATAATAACTGGGCCGTTTCTTCCGATTTCAAACTACTTGTTCGCTCCGTTTAAGCTCGAAATTCACACGAACGCACTATCCACCAGAGTAACGGATAAGGAGTCAGTGGCGCATGTCGTGTGGAATACCAG AAGAATACATCGTGAACTGTGCACCATAGCCAGGACTCTGAACGAGGCCTTTGGCATCCAGCTGCTTGTGTCGATGAGCACATCCTTTATTCTCATAATCACCCTGCTCTATACCGCTTACCTTTACTTCAGCGTCGTGACAGCCGAATATTCGACATTCAGCATTTGGACATTCGTGTTAATTTTGAATTGGCTTATCTTCTCTTGCTCGTCAATTCCGTATGTCGCTTATGTCTGCTCGATCACCTCTGCCGAG GCACAAAATATAGGCGAAGTCATCTACGAACTTATCACGCCGACCACTTCCAAACAAGCAAAAGATGAG ACCTCTCTTGCTAGGTGCACAGCTTTTCACTCCAGCTTGTACGAAAACCTCTGGAATTCACCGCATGCGGATTCTTTGCGCTGGAGAACGGGGTGA
- the LOC124310341 gene encoding pickpocket protein 28-like, with amino-acid sequence MRAMAALGYTVETLMRRLMQPCDKMLIKCAWLGNLYNCSKMFRTIKSTEGFCCAFNYHAMIASDSVATCYRIPSTYQKFVPGVISSNTESEQNSDWVPGVEGIEKVAGSGRDVGLSVIFDLEENFYGGATRPYIGASVMLYDAEDYPEISVLTSLAEPGREIDIAITGTIVESVPSVRTLSVERRQCWFDDEVSLKSSPLYSYPTCVTECRIEHIRSLCNCIPFYYPHSYTQTRTCGLTDVHCLRTYRRVLSSLQTPIDMGIENSTLETAECQCLPQCTDRWYSFTTEATDMKQVKYDAPMFQYYSHGLDVRNLSLIYVYFRDISCLKYRKDIWLTWDGLFASFGGIFGLCLGGSVISLIELVYFYVVRIFHKRNYQTVISVKKSVTSKLQNKNIKWIDVTTNPDVNNHNPEMLMSSLWVPSNNSTVDHAASLSTEFKSFRASTRLKHNRIIAN; translated from the exons ATGCGAGCCATGGCTGCTCTCGGCTATACGGTGGAGACACTGATGCGCCGG CTGATGCAGCCTTGCGACAAAATGTTGATCAAGTGCGCTTGGTTAGGCAACCTGTACAACTGCTCCAAGATGTTTCGTACGATCAAATCAACCGAAGGTTTTTGCTGTGCTTTCAATTATCACGCGATGATCGCGTCTGACTCCGTAGC TACCTGTTACAGAATACCTTCTACCTACCAAAAATTCGTACCAGGGGTGATTAGCTCGAACACCGAATCAGAACAAAATTCCGATTGGGTTCCCGGAGTGGAAGGAATCGAG AAAGTCGCAGGATCTGGCAGAGATGTCGGGCTGTCCGTGATATTTGATTTGGAAGAGAATTTTTACGGAGGTGCGACCCGCCCGTATATCGGGGCATCGGTTATGCTTTACGACGCGGAAGATTATCCAGAAATCTCAGTACTTACCTCTCTGGCAGAACCGGGGAGAGAGATCGACATTGCGATAACAGGGACTATAGTCGAAAGCGTGCCGAGCGTTCGAACGCTTTCTGTCGAACGGCGACAGTGTTGGTTCGATGATGAG GTTAGTTTGAAATCATCGCCGCTCTACAGTTATCCAACGTGCGTTACCGAATGCAGAATCGAACACATCAGGAGCTTGTGCAACTGCATACCATTCTACTATCCGCACTCTT ATACGCAAACTCGCACTTGCGGTCTAACGGATGTGCACTGCCTGCGAACTTACAGAC GAGTTCTGTCAAGCTTACAAACGCCGATAGATATGGGTATCGAAAACAGCACGCTGGAAACCGCCGAGTGCCAGTGCCTTCCTCAGTGTACTGATAGATGGTATTCTTTCACAACCGAGGCGACCGATATGAAACAAGTTAAATACGACGCACCGATGTT CCAATATTACAGCCATGGCTTGGACGTTCGAAATTTATCTCTGATTTACGTCTACTTTCGAGACATTTCGTGTCTTAAGTATCGCAAGGATATTTGGCTCACCTGGGACGGTCTGTTCG CATCCTTTGGCGGAATTTTTGGGCTATGTCTAGGTGGATCCGTTATTAGCCTGATCGAACTCGTGTACTTCTATGTAGTAAGAATATTCCATAAAAGGAATTACCAGACGGTTATTTCAGTAAAGAAGTCTGTCACTTCAAAgttacaaaacaaaaatatcaaatggATAGACGTGACGACAAATCCCGATGTGAATAATCATAATCCAGAGATGTTAATGAGCAGCTTATGGGTACCCTCAAACAATTCTACAGTGGACCACGCTGCTTCGTTATCAACCGAGTTCAAAAGTTTCCGAGCTTCTACCAGATTGAAACACAACAGGATTATCGCAAACTAA
- the LOC124310340 gene encoding secretin receptor-like — protein sequence MIEPAQYRFISEQKNRCDALQNEQIEPDVPWMTFCPVVFDGLLCWPRTLAPSTAIAPCPQPSVIGYNNNSVYPMASKVCLESGEWYTNREKVASSNYTLCTTSSSFYVSYVTKFDQELGNYDGDRNSTLLKKWLPVIKIVSQIGYASSLTTLVIAFIIFTLLRKLRNPRNRLHMHLFVSFIMRAFMSLLKDWVFVEGIGIAWDVVMVDGKNVFIKEHNTWICKTITSLWQYFIVANYAWILMEGLYLHNLVFLALRTDTSAITLYISLGWGLPCMVVIPWIAVRLTMEDTLCWTTHKNSSLFLIIRIPIMISILCNFVLFVNIVRVLLVKLKTSVYLQRKKMRYRRWAKSTLVLLPLFGAHYTMFLGLSYYKDNSIELVWLFCDQLFASFQGCFVALLYCLLNSEVRREVMKAWKAQKLRRGAESLSLAQRELPRTTNLRATFHRPHSNCANHNATGHCETVVR from the exons ATGATCGAACCGGCTCAATACAGATTCATATCCGAGCAGAAAAATCGTTGCGACGCACTGCAGAACGAGCAAATTG AACCTGACGTTCCCTGGATGACCTTCTGCCCTGTTGTTTTCGACGGTCTTCTCTGCTGGCCCCGTACCTTGGCTCCATCGACGGCAATAGCCCCGTGCCCACAGCCTTCCGTCATCGGGTACAACAACAATTCGGTATACCCAATGGCATCGAAGGTGTGCCTCGAATCTGGAGAATGGTATACCAACAGGGAAAAAGTCGCAAGTAGCAATTACACGCTCTGTACGACGTCCAGCTCTTTCTACGTCAGCTACGTCACCAAGTTTGATCAGGAACTCGGCAACTACGATGGGGACAGAAATTCCACTCTTTTGAAG AAATGGTTGCCGGTTATAAAGATCGTATCGCAGATAGGATATGCATCTTCTTTGACGACACTTGTCATCGCGTTTATCATCTTCACCTTACTCAG AAAACTGAGGAATCCCAGGAACAGACTTCACATGCATCTGTTCGTGTCGTTCATCATGCGAGCGTTTATGTCACTGCTCAAGGATTGGGTTTTCGTTGAAGGAATCGGCATCGCCTGGGACGTGGTAATGGTAGATGGGAAGAACGTATTCATCAAGGAACACAAC ACGTGGATCTGCAAGACCATCACCAGTTTGTGGCAATACTTCATCGTGGCTAACTACGCCTGGATTCTAATGGAGGGTCTTTATCTTCACAATTTAGTCTTCCTAGCGCTTCGCACGGATACATCGGCCATCACTTTGTACATATCCCTAGGCTGGG GGTTACCGTGCATGGTTGTCATACCTTGGATAGCGGTCCGCCTAACGATGGAGGACACATTGTGCTGGACAACCCACAAAAATTCCTCTCTATTCCTCATCATACGTATACCGATAATGATATCGATTTTG tgCAACTTCGTCCTGTTTGTGAATATCGTGAGGGTCCTTCTGGTCAAGTTGAAGACGTCCGTGTATCTTCAGCGTAAGAAAATGCGATACAG AAGATGGGCAAAATCGACACTCGTTCTATTGCCACTTTTCGGAGCCCATTACACAATGTTTCTGGGACTTTCGTACTACAAGGACAACAGCATTGAATTGGTGTGGCTTTTTTGCGACCAGTTATTTGCCTCCTTTCAG gGGTGTTTCGTGGCTTTGCTATACTGTCTCTTGAACAGCGAAGTCCGTAGAGAAGTGATGAAGGCTTGGAAGGCTCAAAAGTTACGCCGTGGGGCGGAATCCTTAAGTTTGGCACAGCGCGAATTGCCTAGAACGACGAACCTGAGGGCGACTTTCCATCGTCCACACAGTAACTGTGCCAACCATAACGCGACCGGGCATTGCGAAACTGTCGTACGGTAG
- the LOC124310348 gene encoding helix-loop-helix protein 1 yields MDREALVPIATCCNLSLQPRRRDRENGMANGGHGAMVHGVGPGSGTLSREERRRRRRATQKYRTAHATRERVRVEAFNLAFAELRKLLPTLPPDKKLSKIEILRLAICYIAYLNHVLEA; encoded by the exons ATGGACAGGGAAGCCTTGGTCCCAATCGCAACTTGTTGTAATCTCAGTCTACAGCCCAGACGCAG GGACAGGGAGAACGGGATGGCAAACGGAGGACACGGAGCGATGGTCCATGGCGTTGGTCCTGGATCGGGAACGCTTTCGCGTGAAGAACGAAGACGTCGACGACGAGCGACGCAGAAATATCGCACAGCGCATGCCACAAG GGAACGAGTGCGAGTCGAAGCTTTTAATCTAGCCTTCGCGGAGCTGAGAAAATTACTGCCCACCTTACCGCCGGACAAAAAACtctcgaaaattgaaatacttCGGTTAGCTATATGCTACATCGCCTACCTGAACCACGTCCTCGAAGCATAA
- the LOC124310343 gene encoding putative gustatory receptor 28b gives MRLAEPKDLLSSLAPIAYFNFIVGVSLFRRTYSKNINALITLYFIGFWILCIFIYYTAMTVLVSSYFGNRSSTAAIMYQALVYTNAIVALTVPLLAMYSRKGLQEFIKRMEKLNDIFATVLGFEKNYKSLFKQQLYYILAILVVILLISISDLSWLKSDQTVWTNISIMITLHHPILVMLVTDFTFFAIVRFVWKKFKLINAALLSLTEPQINAHIGTKLIKVSQNNTISSFQGIGNAETKNASQKRYLFQTIRKSHLELSKLVVKLNTVFGLQNLISMGVSMVMITGLLYTMYSGSQIKHGVRDTIKEILPPACWCIVYILKILAVSHSCANASDEAQKSGQIIYTILGSAIDRDFQKEIQEFALQMIQNPVRFTACGFITLDYTYVQGVIGSITTYLVILIQMSDTSSVPPPASPNKAVT, from the exons ATGCGACTTGCAGAGCCAAAAGATTTACTCAGTTCCCTCGCGCCGATAGCTTACTTCAACTTTATTGTCGGTGTGAGCCTCTTTCGGAGGACTTATTCAAAGAATATCAACGCTCTGATCACGCTCTACTTTATTGGGTTCTGGATtctttgtatatttatatattacacCGCGATGACGGTGTTGGTTTCTTCGTACTTTGGAAACAGGTCATCCACCGCTGCTATCATGTATCAAGCTCTCGTTTATACGAACGCAATCGTTGCGCTTACAGTGCCACTGCTTGCGATGTACAGTCGGAAG GGATTACAAGAGTTTATAAAGCGAATGGAAAAACTGAACGATATCTTTGCAACCGTGCTAGGATTCGAGAAGAATTACAAAAGCTTATTTAAACAACAACTGTATTATATCCTGGCGATTTTAGTCGTTATCCTATTAATAAGCATTAGTGATTTGTCATGGCTGAAGAGCGATCAGACCGTGTggacaaatatttcaatcatgATAACTTTACATCATCCCATTCTGGTCATGCTTGTTACCGATTTCACGTTTTTCGCAATAGTAAG ATTCgtctggaaaaaatttaaactaaTAAACGCAGCGTTGCTTAGCTTAACGGAACCACAAATCAATGCGCATATCGGGACTAAGCTCATCAAGGTTTCCCAAAATAATACGATATCCTCTTTCCAAGGAATTGGTAACGCCGAGACCAAGAATGCAAGTCAGAAACGTTACTTGTTCCAGACTATTCG GAAGAGCCACCTAGAACTTTCTAAGCTGGTTGTAAAATTGAACACAGTCTTTGGCCTGCAAAATCTGATTTCGATGGGAGTTTCGATGGTCATGATAACCGGCCTCCTGTACACCATGTACAGTGGTTCCCAGATAAAACATGGAGTGCGCGACACAATCAAAGAAATATTACCACCAGCATGCTGGTGCATCGTTTACATATTGAAGATCCTAGCTGTCAGCCATTCGTGTGCCAACGCTAGCGATGAG GCTCAGAAATCGGgacaaattatttatacgaTACTTGGATCAGCTATCGACAGAGACTTTCAAAAAGAG ATACAAGAATTCGCGCTTCAAATGATCCAAAACCCGGTACGGTTTACTGCTTGTGGATTCATCACTTTGGATTATACGTATGTTCAAGGG GTCATCGGCTCGATAACTACATACCTGGTGATTCTTATCCAGATGAGTGACACATCCTCCGTTCCACCGCCCGCTTCACCCAACAAGGCCGTAACTTGA
- the LOC124297923 gene encoding putative gustatory receptor 28a, whose amino-acid sequence MKFPEPKTFRGAISPTILFNWTFGCGIFEFPTGHPRPFLSLLWSSIHFVVYLSSCFSIVRIPVLPELRHTPLIKYYYYINSCFGTIFTITSMVSARRIQMLRNFNHRITKINKNLQTTLGIPEHYGEAFRWNLAQLFVAFIKIVIIVIASGIFIVDAQYFSLIIFWISRFYQMIFILTLVCTYCGLIRYTGNRFQQLNAHILQLTFGDSETKPCLQSLNRSEFSPLSPIVYEIHGDLRLAKAADIRRKVYVLREVRTIHHELRIATEEINRVFGTQLVFVMGMSIYNIISLLFGLYVTLTSTTMFHSFRHDYLFFSLSWLSFFLIVVFYVVHCSSTVSDEAQKIGKLMYEVAQRSHETEMQDEINAFSIQLLKNPLKLTANGLFVLDYKMICAMGGLVSTYLVILIQMYSVNN is encoded by the exons ATGAAGTTCCCCGAGCCGAAGACGTTCCGTGGTGCCATATCCccgacaattttattcaactggACCTTCGGGTGTGGAATTTTTGAGTTTCCAACCGGCCATCCCCGACCTTTCCTATCTCTTCTCTGGTCAAGTATTCACTTCGTGGTTTACTTGAGCAGTTGCTTCAGCATTGTTCGAATACCGGTCTTACCGGAACTGCGCCATACACCGTTGATCAAGTACTACTATTATATCAACAGTTGCTTTGGTACGATATTTACCATCACTTCAATGGTTAGCGCCCGGAGAATACAG ATGTTGAGAAATTTCAACCATAGGATTACAAAGATCAACAAAAACCTGCAGACGACACTCGGAATCCCTGAGCACTACGGAGAAGCCTTCAGGTGGAACCTAGCGCAGCTTTTCGTGGCTTTTATAAAGATAGTCATTATCGTCATCGCAAGTGGCATTTTCATAGTTGATGCACAATATTTCTCCCTCATCATTTTCTGGATTAGTCGTTTCTATCAAATGATCTTCATTTTGACCCTCGTCTGCACTTACTGCGGTTTGATCAG GTACACCGGTAACCGGTTCCAACAACTGAACGCGCATATTCTTCAGTTGACATTCGGTGATAGTGAGACAAAGCCGTGTCTCCAAAGTTTGAACCGCTCTGAATTTTCACCACTCTCTCCAATCGTGTACGAGATTCATGGAGATCTGCGTTTGGCCAAAGCTGCGGATATTCGACGGAAGGTGTACGTTTTGCGGGAAGTAAG GACTATACATCATGAGCTACGCATCGCTACCGAGGAGATAAATAGGGTGTTTGGAACACAGCTCGTTTTCGTTATGGGAATGTCGATTTACAATATCATTTCACTTCTCTTCGGCCTCTACGTGACATTAACCTCAACTACGATGTTTCACAGCTTTCGTCACGATTACTTGTTTTTCAGTCTTAGTTGGCtcagtttttttctaataGTAGTTTTTTACGTCGTTCACTGCAGTTCTACGGTCTCCGACGAG GCGCAGAAGATTGGTAAGCTAATGTACGAAGTGGCCCAACGAAGTCACGAAACTGAAATGCAGGACGAG ATCAACGCCTTTTCGATTCAGCTCTTGAAAAATCCGTTGAAACTGACGGCGAATGGGTTATTCGTGCTTGATTACAAAATGATTTGCGCG ATGGGTGGATTAGTCTCAACATACTTGGTCATTCTAATCCAAATGTACAGTGTTAACAATTAG